A section of the Pseudomonas flavescens genome encodes:
- a CDS encoding DUF6279 family lipoprotein, which yields MTGYLKSLSLLLAIGLLVSACSQTSLAYRNLDWVIPWRVNQYLDLDSQQKAWLKPRLQAHLDWHCSAELPRYVDWLQRTQGLLQEPAPDAGQLEAQMLDAEQAFHAIVQETNSTAVSLLRDLRPEQVQRLYARMDKDNLEDRQEFLEPPLETQISERAERLEKRLTPWFGKLNDAQRARIAAWASERREQNRQWLENRARWQDEFRSVLDARNEADFPERMTHVLENRRGAHDEQAKQAYAASRQAMAALLSDLLAAADDKQRTQAAKRFASIQSDLAGQICTG from the coding sequence ATGACTGGTTATCTGAAAAGCCTGTCCCTGTTGCTGGCGATCGGCCTGCTGGTGAGCGCCTGCAGCCAGACCAGCCTGGCCTATCGCAATCTCGACTGGGTGATCCCCTGGCGAGTGAATCAGTACCTGGATCTCGACTCGCAGCAAAAAGCCTGGCTCAAGCCGCGCCTGCAGGCGCATCTCGACTGGCATTGCAGTGCCGAGCTGCCGCGTTACGTGGACTGGCTGCAACGCACCCAGGGCCTGCTGCAAGAGCCCGCACCCGACGCAGGACAGCTCGAAGCGCAGATGCTCGACGCCGAGCAGGCATTTCACGCCATCGTGCAAGAGACCAATTCCACTGCGGTTTCGTTGCTGCGTGACCTACGCCCGGAGCAGGTGCAGCGCCTCTATGCGCGCATGGACAAGGACAACCTCGAAGATCGCCAGGAGTTTCTCGAGCCGCCCCTGGAAACCCAGATCAGCGAGCGTGCCGAGCGCCTGGAGAAACGCCTGACGCCCTGGTTCGGAAAACTGAATGATGCACAACGCGCACGAATCGCCGCCTGGGCCAGCGAGCGCCGCGAGCAGAATCGCCAGTGGCTGGAAAATCGTGCGCGCTGGCAGGATGAGTTTCGTAGCGTGCTGGACGCACGCAATGAAGCGGACTTCCCCGAGCGCATGACTCACGTATTGGAGAACCGACGCGGCGCCCATGACGAGCAGGCGAAGCAAGCCTACGCCGCATCACGCCAGGCCATGGCCGCCCTGCTCAGTGACCTGCTGGCCGCCGCCGATGACAAACAGCGAACTCAGGCGGCCAAACGTTTCGCATCCATACAAAGCGATCTGGCAGGCCAGATCTGCACTGGCTGA
- a CDS encoding AbrB family transcriptional regulator translates to MPDSVDPHDNPKHLRNWWPTPLVGALGGYLASLVGWPLPWVIGSLLAVIALRCSGVLSREMPGGRQVGQWLVAAGIGLHFTGEVLEQVVGNLAVIAVGVVATLALSVIGIAGLRRSGVDRATAFFASMPGGASEMVNLALRHGAQPARIAAAHSMRLLMVILLIPALFTWGLPSMEPPPAAAVDWFWLAILLPAGALLAVLWRRLGQPNPWMLGPLTLCAAASVAFDLHIGTPQWLGQLGQWLIGCALGCHFDRAFFRSAPGFLARVLLFTLLAMAGTALLGTALGWLAGIESVSLMLGMMPGGITELCLTAEALHLSVALVTALQALRLFMVMFLAEPLFRLWMRRLPLT, encoded by the coding sequence GGCCTTTGCCTTGGGTGATCGGTTCGCTGCTGGCGGTGATCGCCCTGCGCTGCTCTGGCGTTCTCAGCCGGGAAATGCCCGGCGGACGGCAGGTCGGTCAATGGCTGGTGGCTGCGGGTATCGGCCTGCATTTCACCGGGGAAGTGCTGGAGCAGGTGGTGGGCAACCTGGCGGTCATTGCCGTCGGTGTGGTCGCCACGCTTGCGCTCAGCGTGATCGGTATCGCCGGGCTGCGCCGCTCGGGTGTCGACCGTGCCACGGCGTTCTTCGCCAGCATGCCGGGCGGCGCCAGTGAAATGGTCAATCTGGCACTGCGCCACGGTGCACAACCGGCCCGCATCGCCGCCGCCCACAGTATGCGCCTGCTGATGGTGATCCTGCTGATTCCGGCTTTGTTCACCTGGGGGCTGCCGAGCATGGAGCCACCGCCTGCAGCAGCGGTGGACTGGTTCTGGCTGGCGATTCTGCTGCCTGCAGGTGCCCTGCTGGCGGTGCTTTGGCGCCGCCTGGGGCAGCCCAACCCGTGGATGCTCGGCCCGCTGACGTTGTGCGCTGCGGCAAGCGTGGCGTTCGATCTGCATATCGGCACGCCGCAATGGCTCGGCCAGCTCGGCCAATGGCTGATCGGCTGCGCTCTGGGTTGTCATTTCGACCGAGCCTTCTTTCGCAGTGCACCCGGTTTTCTGGCTCGCGTGCTGCTGTTCACCTTGCTGGCCATGGCAGGCACTGCGCTGCTCGGTACCGCCCTCGGCTGGCTGGCCGGTATCGAGTCGGTGTCGCTGATGCTCGGCATGATGCCCGGCGGCATCACCGAACTGTGCCTGACCGCAGAAGCCCTGCACCTGTCGGTAGCGCTGGTGACGGCACTGCAGGCGTTGCGCCTGTTCATGGTGATGTTTCTGGCCGAACCCTTGTTCCGCCTGTGGATGAGGCGCCTGCCACTCACCTGA